The following nucleotide sequence is from Tachyglossus aculeatus isolate mTacAcu1 chromosome 11, mTacAcu1.pri, whole genome shotgun sequence.
AGACTCCCCCACAAACGAGGGAATTTACATCTTCCTTTGGTGATTCCTTTCAAAATTCACCACCCACAACGCCGGGACGTTCTAGTTCAGTTCCTTTTGCCTGTTTTTAGACACATACAGCAGGTGACCTTCGTCCCCTGAACGATTCTGAcggtgggtgggagaggaaagggagactcCCCTTTCCCTCGGTGGAAAAGCCACTCAACACCCCAGAGACCAAACAGAGCTTAGATTCCCACTCCGGGATGCTCTTTTAGGAAGCCCGTGAGGGCAGAACAATGCTGAAGGGAAGTGAGGGGAACTTCCATGCTGTTCTATACCTTGCTGGGGGAAAGCTCTAGAGAGGgtttggggaagagggaagaaaacctTTAGGGGCGAGACAATGGTTCCGACAATACCCTCCTGCCCGCTGTGTCCTATGTGCAGATGCCGGTCCCCTCTGCATTATGGCAGAATACACAAGCGTAGTTCCAGAGCTCCTGCTCAAGGGCTCCAGGGGACACAAGATGTTCCCTACCAGGGCCTCCTCAGAGCACGGGAGGCAAGGCCTCAGGAACTGGtctgctcccctctcccaggcAGCTCATCCTTATCCCCCCGACCCCGCCGGACCCCACCCTGAGAGTGGTCCCGAGGCCCTACAACCAACACAGTTTTTAGGACGAGTTTACTTAAAACAGCACTTTAGGAAACAAGTAGTATTGATTTAAAATACAAAGGGCCAACGAAACAAGCTTGATCCTTCGGTAGCCATTAACTGGAGAACAGAGTGGACGGTCCCATCACCTCTCTGGCTGCGGGGATGCCACCAGGTGATGCCACGTCTGAAAGGGGCCACATTACAGCACGGGCGACATCAGCCAACTGAGGCTgcatctctgctccgccactgttTATCTTCTGGCTGTGCTGGGAGTTTTCACCCGTAATACTTTGCATTGCTTTCTGGATGGCTGCAAGGTGCCTGCCCAAGAAAGCGATTGATTCATCCGACAGAAAGATCTTTTTCCTTCCTCACGGACGAGGTTCGGTCTCAAAAATCGAAGTCCGGTGCTCTCAAGGGAATCCCAAAGGAGGCTCCTTATTGCAATGCACACAGACCATTTCAGGGTCCCAAGGACAAACGTTCAAAAGGAAAGAGTCAGAAGTCAAGATGTCCATACACTTCTAGACACCACAGTCGTACAAAGAATATCAGTCCCAACGTGAGTGTGAGTTCCTGGAGACATTGTGGCATCCCTGGTTGAGACTctgaaggagggaaaaggcaACTGAACTAAGACACATGCCTTAAGAGCATCAGTCTATGTGATGATGTTTCTTAGCTTATTCTAAGCAGAATGGGGGTTGGGAAAAAGCTTGGCCTTTGATACTGCCTGTCCCTCTGCCGAACCAAAAAAGCTGGTTTCAAAGAGAAGAGTGTCAATTTCCTAGGAAATGCCCATATTCCTTTTACAGCCAGCCTGAAAGCAGCTTTAGCAAAATCAAATAGACAACACAGACAACCCCATTCACCCCTCATTTGTTCTCCTAACCAGACTACTTCTTGCACTGAAAGGAAAAGTGGAAAGTCAACAGTCTAGCACACACAAAACAGGAGGGCTAAACCTTCTTACAGATTACTGGCAAAGTTCTGAAGACACAGAAAGCTTTTGTGCTTTCCCTGATTGAGCAGGGAGAAGGGGCCTCGGGTAAACCCATACGTTTATATATAGATACTCATTTTCCCCACGGATTTCCTTTTTATTACAAATCCACAGACGATCCCAATTGTGGCTAGAGGGAGGAGAAAGTACCATCTGATGCAAGGGGGCCGATTTGGGGAGAGAAGTCTGAATCCCAAATGATGCCTCTCCCAAAGCACAGGCTTCAGGACAAACACAGGTCCATGACAGCCAGGCACGAAAGGGCATAATTATTAGCTTTTCCACTGGTTGGTCCACtcccggactgtgtccaagaaTTGGCCATTCCCCAGAAGGTCCAGCTCCACTGGGCGGGCCACTTTCAGTTCTTGAGGGCACatggttcttttttaaaaaaggccacGGGATGGGAAGTTTTATGCGGGCACTTGACATTCAGTTTCTGGGCACATCGGCAAAGTCAAGCCCCACCCCGACAAGACCCATGAACTCTATTCGCACCCCGCTGAGAGCACCACCAAACCCCGCCCCAATGAACAGATCATTTCTAGCCCAGAGGCCGCGGCCCTCAACCGCTCATTAAACTTGCCCTTTGCTTTTAGCCAAAACGATGGCACGACGGAGCAGTAAGGAAAACCGCGGTGCATTTAGTCCTGCCCAATTACCAGCTGTCTGAGAAAAGGCCAATTCGATTCCGTAtggcaaagagaagcaaagcCCTAGCACTCGATACACTGGGAACATAAAGATTCGAGCACCGAACTACCACACACCCACTAAGTCTGCCGGTAGTGTTTGGATTAAATCGAGCGTTCCTCTGGGCATGCAAGGGGGTACTGGTTTCCTTTGGGAACGCCGAGACGGCTGGGATGCAAGTCCTGTCCGGCTTCCTCCGACCCACACCCGAAGCAGAGCTGCCTGTGGCCCCTGAAGCAGCACCTTCCTGCCAAACTTTTGGACACGGCCAGAGAGACAATGCCCGACGGCCCCCACACCCACGGGAAGGACACGACTCCCACACAGCTAGGGCagcgggagtcagagggagccgACGGAAGAGTAGCCGGGAGGTGGCTTCTCTCTGCAGTGCCGTAGGAGGGGTAAGATACAGTGGGGtgaggaggaaaaactgacacagctcagctttcctcctctccctttccagtgCGTGATCCGTGCGGGGAAAGCAGTCCGTCGGGCCGGGGATACACTTTAATTCCGTAAGGCAGCCAACCTGGAAAAAACAGAACACAATCACTAAGGGGAGGGCAACGGAAGGAATTATGGTCATGTGAACGAAAGTGTGATGGTCACAACCCCCCCGCTGTCTACGGTTACACCAAAAAGTACTGAACAGAGAACTAGACAGGAGCGAAGTGGGCCATGTGGATTAGAAGCAGGACCCTGGAAAAAAGAGCACACAGCTCTGAGGCATTAGGGGACTGGAGTGAATTTCTTATGGGCCTCCACTGTGCAAACTGGGCACTGCTTTAAGTCCTCTGGCTAAAGGGGAGTTTTCAGTTTGGGCTGAAATGATCGCAGACCGTCCCTGTGAACGTCGGGAAAGTGGCGGAATCAGAAACTGGTCCCGCTAAAAGTGTTAAGAAAAATCACCGTCCACTGTGAGcactaaaaaaagaaaagcttcAGAGATTCTTTTGGTAGGCGGACTCTCCTCAAAAGAGACTCTTTAGAACATTTTAAGCTTCCTGTTTTCTTCGCCTTTATTCTGGAGCGGCCCGCCAACGAATGCCATTAACCTCCACCAAGATGGCTAGAAAGCCAAGCCGGCTTACTTAGAAAAGTTTTGGGACCGGGAAAGGGAAAACTCAAGGGTGACCTTCAGGGTGTTGCTCCCCTCTCCGGTGTTACTCTAACGCCTGCTTTAGAGCCCCTCTACATTGCTGAGGGATTCACTCCTAGGTTCCCCAAGTGATGCTTCTTAGCAGGAGTTCAATGAGTACCAACCCCAAAGATGATGACAGTGGTACGGTTAAGTATCTCTGGAAAACACCACTAAATCAATACCCACAGGACCGAAAGCAAAGGCAGTTCTGCACCTAGGAATGTCCCGGATTTCCAGCTCAGAAGTTCATtttggggcaggggcggggagacAAACCTCCGGGATAGCTGGTCCTCCTGGCTCCGCACCGAGCTCTCCCCGACGGCGGAAGCCCCCTCGGGAAGCTGGCTCAGCTGGTCCAGGACCTCCAAGCCGTTCTCTTCAGCAATCTGCACGATGAGGCTGTCCACCTGCTCCTGAGGGGTGGTCAGCGTGGTAGCGGAGCTCATGGAGTCCTCCATCACCTGGTGGGGGGAGACACCATcattcagtacagtcctctgcccacagtaagcgctcaataaataccaccgactaatTGATTTTTGGAAGCCAATAAGGGAGTCCGGTTAGCAGTTCCAACAACTCCATCACCCTTCAGCCCACTCTCATATAACAACTGCTGACATACTCAAGAAATTCAGCTCCACACACCTCGAGagagtctttctctctctcttgcccccctgccccacccccgcaGGTTACTCACCGAAGTGTGAACGTCCAAGTTCTGAACTTGCTGTTCAAATTTATCCATCACTGCTGAGACCTTCTGCAGGTCCATGGAGTTTAGagctttgtccagtgctttgGTCACCTGAGCCATGTTCTTGGTCacctgagggggaggggaagcgaAAAACACGGAactgaagaagaaatgaagacaaACTATGCCAGCAGAAGTGCTTCTGGAATCAAGAGCTCCTGCTGTGTTCCCCgccaagaggagggaggaggccggATCAAGTCTCATCTCAGGACTGGCCTAATCAGCTTCAGCTAGCCCTGGGGCTGAGGCCAGGGCCCACAGCACTTCTTCATGGCCCTCAGCTCACGTGGAGCTCTTGGAATTTGGGCCTACAAGGAGGTGTAAGGACGGGAAAGGAACCATCTGCCCTACcccgggagagaagagggaatctAAAGCCAAggaatgggcagggaaagggctGAGTGAGCTAGGGAGCCAGCCGGCCCACGGGGGCCACTCACCCCTTTCATGGTCACTGCCGTCTGGACCTTGGAAGCCACGGCATCTACCCGGGAAGCCATCCGGAGCCAGTTTAACCCTTCGTTCTTCTTGCGGATGGCATTCTCTGCGTAGACCCGAGCACACTCCACATTCTTCTGCTGAAGAGCCTGTAGCGAATAAGGGAAGAACTTGGGTTTCTACTTTTCCACCTCTTTCTCggctcccaacccccaccccacccccgccaaagCCCTTAACATTCCTATTTTAACTCTTCCAATTATCTGCAAATGAAAAATACATGTGAGTGGGGGGCAAGAAAGCTTAATACTTCCTGATTCACACTTGAGCTAACCAGATTGTCCATAAAGGATCCAAGggtttgacttgcccaagctggtAAATTAGCAAAAAAAGCACCCTTATGGAGCTAGGAAAACTGATCTGCCCTCATCTTTTCTTACTAatgctgactcccagggccctcccTAAAACTCTTTTCCACATGGCTGGGCCAAGAGACCCAAAATATACACCCGGGTTGCCAGTAACACGAAGGTTGGGCTCTCGTGAAGAACCGCATTAAGGGAAACCCAAACTGCGGTGCCACCCTGTTCTGCGAACACGAGCAGACACACATATGCACAGTTTCCTCACTGACGAGGCCTGCAGAGCCCAGATACATTTACCTCACACTGAAGACACATACCCCGGCAGAACTAAGTGCAACTACTCAGTTTCTCCTAAGGCACAACAAGGGACTAGATGGAAAAGGGTGGCTTATTGAATTAAATTTCTCTTAAGCGGCTGCTGGATTTTCCAAAGATCTGGGGCCTGTCTGGACGAATTGAACACTTATCAATAAAATGTTACTGAAAACCCCCAGGGGGAGAGTTTATGGTTTATGCAAACGCTTTAAGGAGAAGAAAATGCttcctgaagggagggaaggattaATCAGCTGAAaaatgagcaaagggagcaattggaaggcagcgtggtctaatggaatcagagaggggcaggagatctgggttctaatcccagctctgcccttgaccTACAGtaaggccttggacaagtcatttaacctctctggacctattttcatcatctccaaaatggggataataataactgcttctttctctctcaaaGGGATGCAGTGCTGTGAGGTAAAAAAGGGACACTTGGTGTGAATGCAGTtcggaaaaataaaagtgctttaaaaaaacccaaggtattgttatcattactatttgggTACCGAAGA
It contains:
- the CHMP1A gene encoding charged multivesicular body protein 1a gives rise to the protein MDDTLFQLKFTAKQLEKLSKKAEKDSKSEQAKVKKALQQKNVECARVYAENAIRKKNEGLNWLRMASRVDAVASKVQTAVTMKGVTKNMAQVTKALDKALNSMDLQKVSAVMDKFEQQVQNLDVHTSVMEDSMSSATTLTTPQEQVDSLIVQIAEENGLEVLDQLSQLPEGASAVGESSVRSQEDQLSRRLAALRN